The nucleotide window TACCAGTCCAAGGCCATGGTCAAGGGCATGAAGAAGAACGGGCTGGACGTTTCGTTTTGCGAGATCGAGGCCCCCTGGGGGCACGATGCGTTCCTGCTGCCCAACGAGCGGTTCAACGGCCTGATCCGGGGATTCCTGGACCGCATCTGCACAGGCTGCAACATCGGGGGGGAACATGCGCTTTGATCTGCAGGTCATCGCCTCCTGGATCGAGCCCGGCTCCAAGGTGCTCGACCTCGGCTGCCGCACCGGCTCGCTGCTCGCCTACCTGACCGAGCACAAGTCCATTCGCGGCACCGGCATCGAGATCGACGAGGGGCATGCGGGCGAGGCCATTGCCAAGGGGTTGTCCGTGATCCACGGCGACATCTACGAGGAGATCGAGGACTACCCGGACAACGCCTTTGATTACGTCATCCTGTCCCAGGCGCTCATGCAGGTCATGGATCCCGAGACCCTGATCCGCGAGATGCTCCGCGTGGGCAGGCTCTGCGTGGTCTCGTTCCCCAACTTCACCCACTACAGGAACCGGCTCCAGATGCTCTTCACCGGGCGTGCGCCCATGTCCAAGGAGCTGCCTTACGAGTGGTACAACACGCCCAACATCCGGGTCGTGCCGATCATCGACTTCCGCCGCTTCTGTGCCAACATGCGCGTCCCCATCGTCAAGGAGGTCGCCATATCCACGCATCACCACGACGAGAAGGGCACGGTCATCACCTTCCTGCCCAACCTGTTCGCCACGTTCGGCATCTTCATGCTTGGCCAGCCAGGAAAGTGACCCGGCTTCCGATAGCGGCGCATCTGCACATTTTTCCGGCGAGCCGCGTCCTCGCCGTAGCTAGGCTACGACTGCGGGGCGTCTACGCCGGAGAAAATGCACATCTGCACCACTCTCGAAAGCCTCATCGCGTTATGGGGGTACGACCTTCGAAGTTGGAATTGCTTCGTAAGGTGCGGTGCGCGGTGACCCGCTGTCGGGTGCCCTTGGCACCCGAGTCGCTTTGGCTGTTTATTTGAAGAGGTTCCGATGATCGGGTGATTTGAGATGGGTCTTTAACCATCTCCAATAGAGCCTATCCAGCTAATCGGATCGACGGGTTGCCGTCCACTGCCCCGAACAGAGGGCATTCGTCAACGAAGAGCTTTCCGCGCTCGGCAACAACGGCGTGAGGCTTTCGAGAGTGGGTCAGATGCGCCGCTATCGAAAGCCGGGGCACTCTCTACGGTTTGAGCTGGCTCAGAACCATGCCGGTCAGCATCAATCCGCAGCCGATCAGGGCGCGCACGGAAAGCACCTCTCCCAGCATGAGCCAGCCGCCGAGGGCGGCGAAGACGGCTTCGAGGCTCAGGATGATGGCCGCGTGGGCGGGTTGCGCGTCGCGCTGGGCAATGACCTGCAGGGTGTAGGCCACGCCCACGGACATGAGGCCGCCGTAGGCGATGGCCGGGGCCGCGCCCATGACGCCGGGCAGGGTGATCTCTTCGGTGATCACGGCCCCGATCAGGGAGAGGACGGCGCAGGCCGCGAACTGGATGGTGGACAGCTTGATGGCGTCCACCGCGTCCATGCCCGGAGACAGCTTGCCGATGAGCAGGACGTGGCCCGCCCAGAAGAGCGCGCCGATGAGGATGAGCAGGTCGCCGAAGGAGATGGTCAGGTCGGCCGTGACCGAGAGCAGGTACATGCCGATGACGGCCATGCCCGCGCCCAGCCAGGTTCCCCAGCCGGGGCGTTGGGCCAGGGCCAGGCCGAAGATGGGCACGAAGACCACGTACAGTCCGGTGATGAAGCCCGCCTTGCCCGCAGTGGAAGCTTCGAGGCCGAGTTCGGCCAGTTGCGGACCGGCCAGGCCGATCTGCTGCAGGGACGCGCCCGCGAACAGGGCGATGCCGAGCAGCCCGCCGCCCACTGCCATGCGCTTCTTGTCGGCGTTTTCGGTGACGAAGCCGCGCTTTTTTTCCAGGGACAGGATGAGCGGGACCAGGGCCAGGGCGCCCAGGGCGAAGCGGATGCCGTTGAAGGTCAGCGGCCCCACATGGTCCATGCCCACCCGTTGGGCCACGAAGGCAAGCCCCCAGATGGCGGCGGTGACGAAGAGCAGGACATCGGCCCGAAGTGTGCGTGAATGCAAGATGTGATCTCCCTGATAAAGATCATCCCGTTTACTGCATTCGTCCTGCAGCCGCAAGGACCGGGCGGGATTATTCGGCGGTGCCTGCCGCTTCTGCCGCCTTGGCCTCTTCGGCGGCGGTGTTGGCCCGTTCGGCCAAGTCCTTGATCAGGTTGAGCAGGTAGGGCTCGGCCTCGGGAGCCCCTTCGCGCGGGGCCCAGCCGGGCACGTCCTTGTCGTCGGTGGCCGAATAGGGGCCGTCCTTGATCTCGAACATCAGGGTGTCGGGCTTGAGGGGGATGTAGGTGTGATAGACGTGGGGGGCCACGTCCACGCCGAAATTCTCGGTGCCGGGCTGGAGCAGGAGCGTGTTCGTGACCACGCCTTGGTCCGAAAATTCGACGAAGAGCAGGGACCCGGCCACCACCATGACGGTCTCCTCCTTGCGCGGGTGCAGGTGCCGGTGGGGCATGATGTAGGTGCCCGG belongs to Pseudodesulfovibrio portus and includes:
- the metW gene encoding methionine biosynthesis protein MetW, producing MRFDLQVIASWIEPGSKVLDLGCRTGSLLAYLTEHKSIRGTGIEIDEGHAGEAIAKGLSVIHGDIYEEIEDYPDNAFDYVILSQALMQVMDPETLIREMLRVGRLCVVSFPNFTHYRNRLQMLFTGRAPMSKELPYEWYNTPNIRVVPIIDFRRFCANMRVPIVKEVAISTHHHDEKGTVITFLPNLFATFGIFMLGQPGK
- a CDS encoding DMT family transporter, which encodes MHSRTLRADVLLFVTAAIWGLAFVAQRVGMDHVGPLTFNGIRFALGALALVPLILSLEKKRGFVTENADKKRMAVGGGLLGIALFAGASLQQIGLAGPQLAELGLEASTAGKAGFITGLYVVFVPIFGLALAQRPGWGTWLGAGMAVIGMYLLSVTADLTISFGDLLILIGALFWAGHVLLIGKLSPGMDAVDAIKLSTIQFAACAVLSLIGAVITEEITLPGVMGAAPAIAYGGLMSVGVAYTLQVIAQRDAQPAHAAIILSLEAVFAALGGWLMLGEVLSVRALIGCGLMLTGMVLSQLKP
- a CDS encoding WbuC family cupin fold metalloprotein yields the protein MTEEQSFPVALDAPDADVAPMTLKMVGQLLAMSRESPRLRMLQKIHKSHDSGVQRMFNALQPGTYIMPHRHLHPRKEETVMVVAGSLLFVEFSDQGVVTNTLLLQPGTENFGVDVAPHVYHTYIPLKPDTLMFEIKDGPYSATDDKDVPGWAPREGAPEAEPYLLNLIKDLAERANTAAEEAKAAEAAGTAE